In Siniperca chuatsi isolate FFG_IHB_CAS linkage group LG24, ASM2008510v1, whole genome shotgun sequence, the DNA window ACACGGACAGAGCTGCGGTTGGAAAAGTGGACGTTGTGACGCAGGACACTTAATGTTACTGTGGGAGCAGGTCGACCTGTGGCCGAGCAGGACACAACTGCCTCTTCAGGAGAGTTTGATTCTCTAACATGCAGAAGGGCTTCATGCAGCTCTGCAGaggaaacacatttataaaatatgttgttaCAAAGACATCAGCTTCTGACAGGATACTATTTGTCCAGTATGTCAGTTTGTATGAGGCACAAGAGTCGCCTGCTGCTGGTGAGGAGCACAAAGTGAGCGATGAAACAGGTTAAAGTTGTGATTCAGCAGGGGGAATTTTTTTCTACTGGCACCACAGACAAGAGGGTTATTACTGAAATGTCTGTAATAATGCAGAAAGGTTCTTACCATAGAGTTGGAGGCAGGTTGTACCTGTGAGAGCACCTTCAGGGTAGGTGTTAAACAAACAGCGATAGCATCCTTCATCCTGCTCCGTCACCTTCCTGATAACTATGGAGCTGTTCTGCAGTCCAGCACCTTTAAACTCCACTTGATCTCTAAAGTCAGGATTCACTTTGTGACCAAAGATTTTGTTGTCGGTGGCGAGAGTCTTCTGCCCCTCAGATAAAAGTTTCTGCCATGTGACCTGAAGAACATCTTTAGATTGCAGCAGCTGACAGCTGAAACGAGCCTCTTCTCCCACTGCTGCCATCACAGTCCGCTGTGTTTCTATCACAGCTGGTAGACCTGCAGGAGATGCAATGCCaggtgtgtgaagtgtgtgtgtatctgtgacaGTATGATACTGCTGATGTGTAATTCAATAAACAGCTTTAAGTCAGTGACTTTAATATAGAACTGAGCAGCGGTGTTAGGAGTGAAACAGGTTTAAAAGTTTAACCTATGCAcaacaaataactttaaaacCAACCAAAACGTGAGATATTATTAAAGAATTCAACTCATCTTTCTTACCTTTTTGAAAAGATCCCAACACAACAAGGAGATACAGGACTGCTCCGTTTGCCATGTTGCCTCCTCATTTGCGCTAAAATTCAAATCTAACATGCAGGTGTACAGAATgccgggggagggggggaggggtgTAGTCaatataaaacaatgtaaaaagttaaatatatcATATAACAGGCAATACATAATGGAACAGGATTTTAGTGAATAGCGAATAAACCccaaatgctttattttatttgatcaatTATCACTATTGTGCTCTAGAAACACTATATTAACAGCGCGTGACGTCTTGCTGTCCCCTATTGCAGCCCGAAGTGGAACAGTCCAGTCTGACACTTTTACCTTCACAGACTACTTTCGTTTTCAGTGACGGTTACAAACACCGAGCAAAAGTGTACAAGTGGAGAGTTTTACACatttgttactgttgttgtatatttaatacaatatataataatatatacacacatttacaggtGCACTAAATAGTGTCTAAAGAAGCATACATCTGCTCACCTTTCTTACTTTTTGCTATTTTGAACAAAGGAACGACGCTTTTTCACGTGCAAATTAAATTTAGGTGACGTAAATCCTTCTGTCTGCAGGtttacaaaaggaaaataataatacacgAATAAAACGTAATATTTATAGCTGGCAggtgacaggtgagagacacTGACGTGATGTCATCGTATTAGGTGGATAGATATTCCTGGATTCAGTGAAAACTCTACAACTAGTAACATTTTTACTGATACTGATAGATGGTAgtgcacaaaacacagaaacaggtCATGTGAAAGTGGAAAAGCAGGTTCTGACATTAAAGAACAAGCAGCCTGTGTTAGACTCCTGCTGCCTTCCCTGATGGCTCCACACCTCCTCAGGAAATGTGAATAAACAGGGGCCTCCAGTGGCCATGTGATGCAACTACAGCTGCTAATCTGCAGCTGACATTGAGGAAGAGTTGGGAATAAATTACATCTAAATATGAACAACATGAAGGTTTGATGGGTCCAGTATTGTTGTTGTCACTATAATTAGTAGCAGTAGAAGACAGTGACAGCAGTAACAGTGATAATGCCAATTTTAATGAGCAATATCAAACGTCATGATACACTGAGGATTTATTACTATGATGTGAATCTTATGAACACTGAAATCAATTTATGATGCACAAGGTTTCATTTACAGCAACAACATTTGGCATGTTTCCTCCCACAACTTGTCACATatctctttgataaagcttatagttagccctgaaccatccctttgttatgctgctataggcctagactgccaggaaacttcccatgatgcagtgagctcctctccctcttcatctgtaCGCATTTtgatcccattactgcatgttactaactcgacatcttctctctcccgtagttttgtgctttctcgtttctctccttctgtcgctttcagcaggtgtttctgcctccggagctgcagagtctggatctgtggttgtcagccgcctgctgccccgtgttgcTGCtctacaactgctactacagttgttcttatataataataataataataaaactttatttatagagcatttatcaaaacaaagtacaaagtgcttcacaacaagagaaataaaataccacagtgaatgatgaaatataaagacgTTCTTAGTCTTATTAcgattattatcatcattatcattcctattattattactttattaatattaatattaatattaccactaccattacattattattattcaaaaatTTTAGGTGacatttgcattgtgcccccccccatctctctctctcaacccaaaacgcccaccattgagtctggttctgctcaaggtttctgcctcttaaaggaagttttccttgccactgtcaccaagtgcttgctcatagtgggatttgttgggtctctgtaaacaatattttaaagagtacggtctagacctgctctataggaagagtgtaatgagataacttctgttatgaattggcgctatataaataaaattgaattgtattgaaCATATTTACACTTTTAATTTCCATGAGTGGGAaacacttttctctctcattgaGTTGTCAGACAAAGAGATGAATGTTGTGCAGGGTTTGCAGTGTAATCTTTCATGTCTTTCACAAAGCAGGATCTTCTGCCTCCCATGCAGCTTCTGTTCAGCTCTGACTGTCCCAGCATTGGCACCACAGTCTTGTGGGTTATTCTGTCACAGAATCGTTAGTCAAAATAAGTCTTCTTGCTGTTGAAGATGACGCCTTTGGGTCGTCTCTTATTAGATTTTTCTCAGGTGTCCATTGTGTGTTCTGATGGTTCTCCTGCTTGACTAAAGGTGTTTGGACCCTTGAGGTAAAAAAAGACACTCACATTATTACATCATGCCATAATTATTTTATGCTAAATTCCTCTGAACAACAGTAATGTGAATAAACATGCTGAACAGATTAGTTCAGGAGGTACAGAGACGAGATGGTAgataggaaaaaaaatctaaaatagaGTGCAGAACAACTGAAAGTAATAAATATGTGCAAGTTAGTAATAACAGTAGAGGGAGTCTTACTCCTGAGTGTCTGTGACTGTAGTTTGAGACATCTCGATCATCTCAGGGTCCCTGTGTGACAGACTGAAGGATTTAAGAACAGTTAGAgctgaaaaaacatttatcagcTCTCATAGACTGAGACACAGATATTATAACAACACAGATATTATAAGGAAAGAAGTACCTGTTCGgattttttggtttatttgtttgGATAAAGatgactgcagcagcacaaacacaggtCCCTATGATGAATGGTGCAACGATCAAAGTCCTACCTTtgagaaaaagaggaataaTTGTTGATATGACACACTCAACAATTATAAAGCAACAACAGATCAAATGAAAGTACTGAACATGAACTTACTGCGACCACTGTCATCAGATCCAGATTCCTCATCAAAACCTGgaaacagaaaccaaaacatCAGAATCATCAAGTATTCATCAATCTATAAATGCGTAGCTTTGGAAGTGTTTCTCACCATCGGCAGACGACTGTTTGACCTCAGGAATCATCATAAACACCTCTCTCTGAGGACCAGACAGCACTCGCACTGCACATCCAACCTGTgtgctgttgccatggaaacgaGGCAGCACAGCTGTAGCGGTGACAGTGACTGTACCGTTGGTGTTGGTGACACGGCCAGAGCTGCGGTTGGAAAAGTGAACGTTGTGACGCAGGACACTTAATGTTACTGTGGGAGCAGGTCGACCTGTGGCCGAGCAGGACACAACTGCCTCTTCAGGAGAATTTGATTCTCTAACATGCAGAAGGGCTTCATGCAGCTCTGCAGaggaaacacatttaaaacataatattataatgacaatattataatgtgtgtatgtacatatatatgtatgtgtatatatactgtgtgtactgtgtatatGTGCTGTAGATATTTTTCTTCTGGTTTTGTTACTAGTATCGTTGTTATTGTTACTATTAATAATGGTGGTGGTAGTGATAGCGGTGAGTAGTAGcaatggtattattattattgattaatgctGGTAGTTATAATTATTGCCcttggtttattattattacactgttTCAGTTTATTATTACTTCT includes these proteins:
- the LOC122872110 gene encoding OX-2 membrane glycoprotein-like produces the protein MANGAVLYLLVVLGSFQKGLPAVIETQRTVMAAVGEEARFSCQLLQSKDVLQVTWQKLLSEGQKTLATDNKIFGHKVNPDFRDQVEFKGAGLQNSSIVIRKVTEQDEGCYRCLFNTYPEGALTGTTCLQLYELHEALLHVRESNSPEEAVVSCSATGRPAPTVTLSVLRHNVHFSNRSSVRVTNTNGTVTVTATAVLPRFHGNSTQVGCAVRVRSGPQREVFMMIPEVKQSFAAGFDEESGPEDSDFNFTLIIVVSVLVSCVCVAAVIAIMLKQKHQNGHSEIKTPLKPTEPNYENKTPLLQIKQVNEHPRQRSTAKKKESDNPRASSSTAKCQRQLFSQKSPV
- the LOC122872109 gene encoding OX-2 membrane glycoprotein-like isoform X1, with amino-acid sequence MIHRAVIHLFCAFGLFQKGLPAVIETQRTVMAAVGEEARFSCQLLQSKDVLQVTWQKLLPEGQKTLATDNKIFGHKVNSGFRDQVEFKGAGLQNSSIVIRKVTEQDEGCYRCLFNTYPEGALTGTTCLRLYELHEALLHVRESNSPEEAVVSCSATGRPAPTVTLSVLRHNVHFSNRSSGRVTNTNGTVTVTATAVLPRFHGNSTQVGCAVRVLSGPQREVFMMIPEVKQSSADGFDEESGSDDSGRSRTLIVAPFIIGTCVCAAAVIFIQTNKPKNPNSLSHRDPEMIEMSQTTVTDTQEVQTPLVKQENHQNTQWTPEKNLIRDDPKASSSTARRLILTNDSVTE